A genomic region of Dyella humicola contains the following coding sequences:
- a CDS encoding tetratricopeptide repeat protein — translation MVADMIQSEPVIHWIYECDDIIVEPHTHRLERAHQDVSVEPKAYAVLVALLENAGEVVEKNLLLDIAWGHRFVTPGVLSRVISQLRQALGDSVSEPRYIATIHTLGYRFIGKVQRRQASAETPGLSLVPPAATSMLEPATIPDANRARASTKRSRGWLVAWAAVVAALGLLIALSYWQIARQNGDHAFDADLRSALLMQELGRDAEAHERLAQMQTNYLDQPSMLRRAYEADAAIYMKEQLYSQAERAFTRALQVTPDEPALLYGRGFAYAGEGKIDQAVDDFRRLLALKPDDTEASNALGYTLANANRDLPEAQRLIEAARVARPDDPAIEDSWGWLQYRLGHLEQAEQSLRSAWAADKDAEIGVHLSEVLWMQGRQDDARRVFDEVRRIDPQSTSLRNTLKRLNP, via the coding sequence GTGGTCGCAGATATGATCCAGAGCGAACCCGTGATCCACTGGATCTACGAGTGCGATGACATCATCGTCGAGCCACACACTCACCGGCTCGAGCGCGCGCATCAAGACGTCTCCGTGGAGCCAAAGGCTTATGCCGTGCTGGTGGCTTTGCTTGAGAACGCGGGCGAGGTGGTAGAGAAGAACTTGCTGCTGGATATTGCGTGGGGACACCGATTCGTCACGCCGGGCGTGCTCTCTCGCGTCATCTCTCAGCTGCGCCAGGCGCTTGGCGACTCGGTTAGCGAACCTCGCTATATCGCCACCATTCATACGCTTGGCTATCGCTTCATAGGCAAGGTCCAACGCCGCCAGGCAAGCGCGGAGACACCCGGCCTTTCATTGGTACCGCCTGCAGCGACAAGCATGTTGGAACCGGCGACGATCCCGGATGCCAATCGCGCACGCGCCTCCACAAAGCGGTCACGGGGGTGGCTTGTCGCATGGGCCGCCGTGGTGGCCGCCCTGGGTCTGCTGATTGCCCTGAGTTACTGGCAAATCGCACGCCAAAATGGCGACCACGCCTTCGACGCCGACCTGCGCAGCGCCCTGCTGATGCAGGAGCTTGGCCGCGACGCCGAGGCCCACGAGCGACTGGCGCAGATGCAGACCAACTACCTCGACCAGCCATCCATGTTGCGTCGCGCCTATGAGGCAGATGCCGCGATCTACATGAAAGAACAGCTGTACTCACAGGCCGAGCGCGCGTTCACCCGCGCCCTGCAGGTGACGCCCGATGAACCGGCGCTGCTCTATGGTCGTGGCTTTGCCTATGCCGGAGAAGGCAAGATCGACCAGGCCGTCGACGACTTCCGTCGTTTGTTGGCGCTGAAGCCGGACGATACCGAAGCGAGCAACGCGCTCGGCTACACACTGGCCAACGCCAACCGTGATCTGCCCGAGGCGCAGCGGCTGATCGAGGCGGCCCGTGTGGCCCGCCCGGACGACCCGGCCATCGAAGACTCGTGGGGTTGGCTGCAATACCGTCTGGGTCACCTGGAACAGGCCGAGCAAAGCCTGCGCAGCGCCTGGGCGGCAGACAAGGACGCCGAAATTGGCGTGCATTTGAGCGAGGTGCTGTGGATGCAGGGACGCCAGGACGATGCGCGGCGCGTCTTCGACGAAGTGCGTAGGATCGACCCG